One Chitinophaga sp. H8 DNA window includes the following coding sequences:
- a CDS encoding DUF4133 domain-containing protein, with protein sequence MSSVYEINKGINKPIEFKGLKAQYITYLAVGLVFLLVLFAVGYMAGVPVIVVLLVIGLSGFGLVSWMYKLSHKYGTHGLMKKAAYRQVPSAIICRSRKVFLEGLVKEVYGNSEHNRPDVSGSGNSIAAKKQSEK encoded by the coding sequence ATGAGTAGCGTCTACGAAATCAACAAAGGAATAAACAAGCCCATAGAGTTTAAGGGGTTAAAGGCACAGTATATAACATACCTAGCTGTTGGTTTGGTGTTTTTGTTGGTGTTGTTTGCGGTGGGCTACATGGCGGGGGTGCCTGTCATTGTGGTATTGCTTGTAATCGGATTGAGTGGATTCGGGCTAGTGAGTTGGATGTACAAGTTAAGCCATAAATATGGTACGCATGGCCTAATGAAAAAGGCGGCGTATCGGCAGGTGCCTTCCGCCATTATTTGTAGGTCGAGAAAGGTTTTTTTGGAGGGTTTAGTAAAAGAGGTGTATGGAAATAGTGAGCATAATCGTCCTGATGTTAGTGGTAGCGGCAATTCAATTGCAGCTAAAAAGCAATCGGAAAAATAG
- a CDS encoding TraG family conjugative transposon ATPase, whose amino-acid sequence MEIVSIIVLMLVVAAIQLQLKSNRKNSRALEKILPIYKVERDCIISKQGDVTVAFTLDLPEIFTLSAADYETIHHIWVRAIRLLPPGTVIHKQDWYTDAAYQSNFSPDQSFLQRSSERFFHSRPYLNHQCYLMITRKADNRKPASSVFSNLLRSSLVPQNTIQEQPFQDFMDKVSQVQRLLQEGGFIRAHRLTSEDLVGTNEKQGLIERYCFLAAPDQQPVVRDIEFKPEWKVGENYCQMYSLSDVEDLPGLCGSRITYDKYSTDISKFSIGFAAPLGQLLNCNHIYNQFLVVEDSQKTFKKLEAKRRRLQSLSAYSRENAISKDATNAFLNEAISQHRLPVKAHFHVLTWTSHPEQLKELRNKTSAALAAIDANPRQEQSGAPQLYWAGLPGNGADLPLNECFDTFAEQGSCFFTQETNYRHSPSTFGIRLGDRLTGQPIHFDPSDYFMSTGVISNRNKLLIGGSGTGKSLCMAHFMHSYFVQGAHCVIVDVGHSYIGLCKLVNGYYFTYEQNNPFRFNPFFIGEGDTLDTEKKESIKSLLLALWKKDTEVFTRAEYVALSNALSLYFDKLEANKDIFPGFNSFYEFLRDDYAEILSKENVQLKDFDINNFLYVLRPYYKNGEFDFLLNATENLSLLQQPFIVFELDNIKDHPILFPVVTLIIMELFVSKMRKLKGTRKVIVIEEAWKAIAKAGMADFIKYLYKTVRKHFGEAIVVTQELDDVISSPIIKEAIINNADCKILMDMRKFQHKFAQIQTVLGLTDKGRDILFSVNRGNDPKRRYREIYFDLGGVVQQVFAFEPCLEEYYAYTTEEKEKIKVQQYAAKFNGNIARGITALVTESKQ is encoded by the coding sequence ATGGAAATAGTGAGCATAATCGTCCTGATGTTAGTGGTAGCGGCAATTCAATTGCAGCTAAAAAGCAATCGGAAAAATAGCCGGGCGCTGGAAAAAATTCTTCCGATCTACAAAGTAGAACGGGATTGTATCATCTCCAAGCAAGGAGACGTAACAGTCGCGTTCACGCTGGATTTGCCTGAAATTTTTACACTCTCAGCCGCTGATTATGAGACAATACATCATATTTGGGTTAGAGCTATTAGATTATTGCCGCCAGGGACGGTGATCCATAAGCAAGACTGGTATACCGATGCCGCATATCAGTCCAATTTTTCACCGGATCAAAGTTTTTTGCAACGCAGCAGCGAGCGCTTTTTCCATTCACGCCCATATCTGAATCACCAGTGCTACCTGATGATTACCCGAAAGGCAGATAATCGCAAACCCGCGAGCTCTGTTTTTTCAAATTTGTTAAGGAGTTCGCTAGTTCCTCAAAACACAATACAGGAACAACCGTTTCAGGACTTCATGGACAAGGTAAGCCAAGTACAAAGGCTTTTACAAGAGGGTGGATTCATTCGTGCGCACAGATTGACTAGCGAGGACCTTGTTGGGACTAACGAAAAGCAGGGGCTTATTGAACGCTATTGCTTCTTGGCTGCCCCTGATCAGCAGCCGGTCGTAAGGGATATTGAGTTTAAGCCGGAATGGAAGGTTGGCGAAAACTACTGTCAAATGTATTCCTTATCGGATGTTGAGGACCTACCCGGCTTATGCGGTAGCCGTATTACATATGACAAGTACAGCACGGATATTTCAAAGTTCTCAATTGGTTTTGCTGCCCCCCTTGGTCAATTACTTAATTGTAACCACATATATAACCAGTTTTTGGTGGTGGAGGATTCCCAAAAAACGTTTAAGAAACTGGAGGCAAAACGGCGGCGGCTGCAATCGCTTTCGGCATACTCTCGTGAAAACGCCATCTCAAAAGACGCGACAAACGCATTTTTGAACGAAGCCATTAGCCAGCATCGTCTTCCCGTCAAAGCGCACTTTCACGTATTGACCTGGACAAGCCATCCTGAACAACTTAAGGAACTTCGAAACAAAACGTCGGCGGCTTTGGCTGCAATAGATGCCAACCCACGTCAGGAACAAAGTGGCGCTCCCCAATTGTATTGGGCGGGGCTTCCAGGCAACGGCGCCGACCTACCGCTGAATGAATGTTTTGACACCTTTGCAGAACAGGGATCATGTTTTTTTACACAAGAAACAAACTACCGCCATAGCCCAAGCACCTTCGGAATCCGATTAGGTGACCGCCTTACCGGACAACCAATCCATTTCGATCCGTCCGACTACTTCATGTCCACTGGAGTCATCAGCAACAGAAATAAACTATTGATCGGTGGATCAGGTACCGGGAAAAGCCTATGCATGGCGCATTTTATGCATAGCTACTTCGTCCAGGGTGCACATTGTGTGATCGTCGACGTGGGGCACAGTTATATCGGTCTCTGCAAACTTGTAAATGGTTATTACTTTACCTATGAACAGAACAACCCATTCCGTTTTAATCCATTTTTTATTGGTGAGGGAGATACCCTTGATACGGAGAAGAAGGAATCGATTAAAAGTTTGCTGTTAGCACTCTGGAAGAAGGATACTGAAGTATTCACCCGTGCGGAATACGTGGCCTTATCTAACGCCCTTTCCTTATACTTCGATAAACTCGAAGCAAACAAAGACATCTTCCCGGGATTTAACAGCTTTTATGAGTTTCTGCGCGACGACTACGCTGAGATACTTAGTAAGGAAAACGTACAATTAAAGGATTTTGACATAAACAACTTTCTTTACGTCTTAAGGCCGTATTACAAGAATGGTGAGTTCGATTTCTTGCTAAATGCTACAGAGAACCTTTCACTGCTCCAGCAGCCGTTCATAGTGTTCGAGCTGGATAATATAAAAGATCACCCGATACTCTTTCCTGTCGTGACTTTAATCATCATGGAGCTCTTCGTCTCGAAGATGAGAAAGCTCAAGGGGACACGGAAGGTGATAGTAATTGAAGAGGCATGGAAAGCCATCGCGAAAGCTGGGATGGCAGACTTTATCAAGTACTTGTATAAAACTGTGAGGAAGCACTTTGGTGAGGCAATTGTTGTAACGCAAGAGCTGGATGATGTTATCAGCTCGCCCATCATCAAAGAGGCCATCATTAACAATGCCGACTGCAAGATCTTAATGGATATGCGTAAGTTTCAGCACAAATTCGCGCAGATTCAAACTGTCCTTGGACTTACGGATAAAGGACGAGACATCCTATTTTCCGTAAACAGGGGGAATGACCCGAAACGCCGATACCGGGAAATCTATTTTGATTTGGGGGGCGTTGTACAGCAAGTATTTGCATTTGAGCCATGCCTGGAGGAATACTATGCGTATACGACGGAAGAAAAAGAAAAAATTAAAGTGCAGCAATACGCAGCCAAATTCAACGGCAATATTGCCCGCGGTATAACTGCGTTAGTCACTGAGAGTAAGCAGTAG
- a CDS encoding conjugal transfer protein TraI translates to MKRKSWILILWVVLFTTIPTQRSHAVVWVAIQAAVKKVIKAMDLAIQRLQNQTIKLQNAQKAIENAMAKLKLKEISEWSEKQRKIFQTYYDELWRVRAAITYYRRIREITNKQFQLVQEYKDAFKLFQQDKFFTPEQLLYIYDVYSGILEESVKNLDEIVLVINSFKTQMSDASRLEIINGASDRIEENLSHLRRFTDENIMMRIDKARDQQEILSLKAYYGISN, encoded by the coding sequence ATGAAAAGGAAGAGCTGGATACTAATTTTGTGGGTGGTACTATTTACTACGATCCCAACTCAAAGGAGCCATGCTGTTGTATGGGTAGCAATCCAAGCCGCTGTCAAAAAGGTTATAAAGGCAATGGACCTAGCGATACAACGTCTCCAAAATCAAACAATCAAATTACAAAATGCTCAGAAAGCCATTGAAAATGCAATGGCCAAGTTGAAACTAAAAGAAATCTCAGAATGGAGCGAGAAGCAGCGCAAAATCTTCCAAACCTATTATGATGAACTATGGCGTGTTCGCGCCGCCATTACCTATTACCGCCGCATAAGGGAAATAACCAATAAGCAGTTTCAGCTCGTCCAGGAATATAAAGACGCATTTAAATTGTTTCAGCAAGATAAATTCTTTACACCTGAGCAACTCCTTTATATCTATGATGTCTATTCCGGCATTTTGGAAGAGAGCGTGAAGAATCTCGATGAAATAGTACTTGTTATCAATTCATTTAAAACACAAATGAGCGACGCCAGTAGGCTCGAGATCATCAATGGCGCCTCAGATCGAATTGAAGAGAACCTCTCGCATCTGCGACGGTTTACTGATGAGAATATCATGATGCGCATTGACAAAGCACGCGACCAACAAGAGATACTTTCATTAAAGGCATACTATGGCATATCAAACTAA
- a CDS encoding TerB family tellurite resistance protein has translation MKKVIVILIMWMGLSTPIRGYTQAAELAQLALNIEKLNQFRQILQKMYDAYKIISAGYDKVKDITSGNFKLHQVFLDALFQVSPGVRDYPRIKDIVNNQIAIIKEYKDAFRTFQLSNVFDQGQLDYLDEVYKRIFDDSLRNLEELVMIITAGQLRMNDAERLTAIDRIHNSLKSKLAFLREFNDEHALIAIQSLREKAEQETIKKIYELK, from the coding sequence ATGAAGAAGGTAATTGTGATCTTGATAATGTGGATGGGACTTAGTACGCCGATTCGAGGATATACGCAGGCGGCTGAGCTCGCCCAGTTGGCACTAAACATTGAAAAACTCAATCAATTCCGGCAGATTCTCCAAAAGATGTACGATGCCTATAAAATTATCAGTGCGGGATATGATAAAGTCAAGGATATCACCTCAGGCAACTTTAAACTCCATCAGGTTTTTCTGGATGCGCTTTTCCAGGTTAGTCCTGGAGTGCGGGACTATCCACGCATTAAAGACATTGTAAATAATCAAATCGCAATTATTAAGGAGTATAAGGACGCGTTTAGGACGTTTCAGCTCAGCAATGTCTTTGATCAGGGCCAGCTTGATTACCTCGATGAAGTATACAAACGAATATTCGATGACAGTCTCCGCAATCTAGAGGAACTGGTAATGATAATAACAGCAGGGCAACTACGTATGAATGATGCCGAACGTTTGACTGCAATTGACAGAATCCACAATTCCCTGAAAAGCAAACTAGCGTTCCTACGCGAGTTTAACGATGAACACGCTCTGATCGCCATTCAGTCTCTGAGAGAAAAAGCGGAGCAAGAGACGATTAAGAAGATATATGAATTGAAGTAG
- the traJ gene encoding conjugative transposon protein TraJ: MRQKVWFVTAIAAIFPSVVFGQGLPEDIRGLHSVLNRIYDEVLPKCADLINVGRAIAGTGALAYIAYRVWRHIANAESIDFFPLFRPFVLAFCITIFPQVIGLMNGILRPTETETAKLVDNTNEAIKRLLDKREEERKETKSYKMFGVNDGAGNRALWMQYTHSDIKREGLFGRLGYNIEFAMSKAYYNLKNWFRELISFLLQLLYEAAALCINTIRIFKLLIFALLGPIVFGLAIYDGFQHTLTVYLARYVNVYLWLPIANILGLLLGKIQEDMIKLDIAQMQEFGDSFFSTSDVGYIIFMIIGIVCYFTVPSIANMIVNAGGVNMITNRVNALVSFGKSSALAVSSGAVGMGADALGNMNLTMNKGMSGTGAAGGYFNDKLSGKS, from the coding sequence ATGAGGCAGAAAGTATGGTTTGTGACCGCAATCGCGGCAATATTCCCGAGTGTGGTATTTGGGCAAGGGCTTCCCGAAGATATTCGTGGCCTTCACAGCGTTTTGAACAGGATCTATGATGAGGTACTGCCAAAATGCGCTGATCTTATTAATGTCGGTCGCGCCATTGCGGGAACGGGTGCGCTAGCTTATATAGCATACCGAGTGTGGCGCCACATTGCCAATGCAGAGTCCATCGACTTCTTTCCTTTGTTCAGGCCGTTTGTCCTTGCCTTCTGCATTACCATATTTCCACAAGTAATCGGTCTGATGAACGGAATCCTAAGGCCCACAGAAACAGAGACAGCCAAATTGGTAGACAACACCAACGAGGCCATCAAGCGCCTACTCGATAAGCGAGAAGAGGAGCGAAAGGAAACGAAATCTTACAAAATGTTTGGGGTCAACGATGGCGCTGGAAATCGCGCGTTGTGGATGCAGTACACCCACAGTGATATCAAAAGAGAAGGCCTCTTTGGACGGCTTGGATACAACATCGAGTTTGCCATGAGCAAGGCATACTATAATCTGAAAAACTGGTTTCGAGAGCTCATCTCTTTTTTGTTGCAACTGTTGTATGAGGCGGCTGCACTCTGTATTAATACTATCAGAATATTTAAGCTACTCATATTTGCGCTTCTTGGACCCATTGTATTTGGATTAGCAATCTACGATGGATTTCAGCATACCCTGACGGTCTACCTTGCCCGCTACGTCAACGTTTACTTGTGGCTGCCCATTGCCAACATTTTAGGCCTACTGCTGGGGAAGATTCAGGAAGACATGATCAAATTAGATATAGCGCAAATGCAGGAGTTCGGAGACAGTTTTTTTTCGACCAGTGACGTTGGGTATATAATATTTATGATTATCGGAATTGTGTGCTACTTCACTGTCCCGAGCATTGCTAACATGATCGTCAACGCCGGAGGCGTGAACATGATTACGAACAGAGTGAACGCGCTCGTCAGCTTTGGAAAGAGTAGCGCGCTCGCGGTAAGTAGCGGCGCGGTTGGCATGGGGGCAGATGCACTCGGTAACATGAATTTGACCATGAATAAGGGCATGAGCGGCACAGGCGCGGCTGGTGGCTATTTTAATGACAAACTTTCAGGGAAAAGTTGA
- the traK gene encoding conjugative transposon protein TraK, whose translation MMEQLKNIDTAFKHIRLFSAVVIVACCVTCIYSIYTCLEVVNKTQQKIYLITNGKAIEAFAANRKDNIQVEARDHVKVFHERFFTLSPDEKTIESNMLQALYLADASAKTQYNDLKEKGYYRSVISGNVSQQVHCDSIVLDVEKQPIYFRYYGKQQIIRPTAILVRNLVTEGFLRDLKERSDNNPHGFLIERWATLSNYDLETIKR comes from the coding sequence ATGATGGAGCAACTTAAAAATATTGATACAGCATTTAAACATATTCGACTTTTCAGTGCAGTTGTAATCGTTGCATGTTGTGTAACATGTATCTATTCAATCTACACCTGCCTTGAAGTTGTAAATAAAACCCAACAGAAAATCTACCTGATTACTAATGGGAAGGCAATTGAAGCATTTGCGGCCAATAGAAAAGATAATATTCAGGTCGAGGCACGCGACCATGTAAAAGTCTTTCATGAGCGGTTTTTTACGTTGTCTCCTGATGAAAAAACAATAGAGAGCAATATGCTCCAGGCCTTGTATTTAGCCGACGCCAGCGCAAAAACACAATACAATGACCTGAAAGAAAAGGGTTACTACAGAAGCGTAATAAGTGGAAACGTCAGTCAACAGGTTCACTGTGACAGTATAGTGCTGGATGTGGAAAAGCAACCTATCTATTTCCGGTATTATGGAAAACAGCAGATCATACGCCCGACTGCCATTCTTGTCAGAAACCTGGTCACCGAGGGCTTTTTGCGTGACCTCAAAGAACGAAGTGATAACAATCCTCACGGCTTTTTGATAGAGCGGTGGGCGACACTATCGAACTATGACTTAGAAACTATAAAGCGATGA
- the traM gene encoding conjugative transposon protein TraM gives MDSEKEKVSQRKTKILILAPLVIIPLLGVLFYLALGGKKQESNKPTGLNPNLPSPLLNDKRMDKLSLYQEADLDSAKRENADRYDPLAQWFGTGHRTVDSQKMKMSAGSERSSQQAATSGGGIRPIVSSPAPEAKVETKLAEIEKLLSTTGGDSPVVAQSQLPDTSAAAAIRQLEELMGQMNQDGAAAYQEDGEMKQMSNMLETILDIQHPSRVTERIKQQSADNKGKVFPLTTAPESATLDLMSPSPTIKDTGRMEMLLAKHGIKSPVATSIDGFYELDEHEGLSQGNTLAAVIHQDQTITSGATVKLRLLQDAYIQGQLFPKGSFVYGPCNLSGERLQIEIPSVRLSNNALFSVSLTVYDLDGLPGIRIPGSIKQEAGKESSEQAMQALSLGSLDPSLGAQATAAGIDAAKNLLKRKIKLVKVHLKADYPVLLASDQR, from the coding sequence ATGGATAGTGAGAAAGAAAAAGTGAGTCAGCGTAAAACCAAAATTTTGATTTTGGCCCCATTGGTTATAATTCCATTGCTTGGTGTGCTATTTTATCTGGCATTGGGTGGCAAGAAGCAAGAAAGCAATAAACCCACGGGTTTAAACCCTAACCTGCCTTCTCCTCTGCTCAATGACAAGCGAATGGATAAGCTGAGCCTTTACCAAGAAGCAGATCTGGATTCAGCAAAAAGAGAAAATGCTGATCGGTACGACCCGCTTGCCCAATGGTTCGGCACAGGACATCGGACCGTCGATAGTCAGAAGATGAAGATGTCGGCAGGCAGTGAAAGGTCTTCGCAGCAGGCAGCAACATCAGGTGGGGGGATTCGCCCCATCGTCTCCTCCCCTGCCCCGGAAGCCAAAGTAGAGACTAAGCTCGCAGAAATCGAAAAACTTTTGTCAACCACAGGGGGGGACAGTCCAGTAGTTGCCCAGTCTCAGCTACCCGACACATCCGCGGCTGCGGCGATCCGGCAGCTAGAGGAATTGATGGGTCAAATGAATCAAGATGGCGCTGCCGCTTACCAAGAGGACGGGGAAATGAAGCAGATGAGTAACATGCTGGAGACAATCCTGGACATCCAGCACCCCTCTCGTGTAACAGAGCGGATCAAACAGCAGTCGGCCGATAATAAAGGCAAAGTATTTCCTTTAACGACAGCTCCTGAGTCCGCCACGTTGGATCTGATGTCACCTTCCCCTACAATAAAAGATACAGGGAGAATGGAAATGCTGCTCGCCAAACACGGTATCAAATCACCAGTAGCCACGTCTATCGATGGATTCTATGAACTTGACGAACACGAAGGACTTTCGCAAGGCAATACACTTGCCGCAGTGATCCATCAGGACCAGACCATCACTTCCGGTGCCACAGTCAAGCTGCGATTGTTACAGGACGCATATATACAAGGCCAACTGTTTCCGAAAGGCAGCTTCGTTTACGGTCCTTGCAATTTAAGTGGGGAACGATTACAAATTGAAATACCCTCCGTCCGCCTATCGAATAACGCCCTCTTTTCTGTTTCCCTGACCGTGTATGATCTGGACGGACTTCCAGGAATTAGGATACCTGGTAGCATCAAACAAGAAGCCGGTAAGGAGAGCTCCGAACAAGCAATGCAGGCGCTGAGTCTTGGGAGTCTGGACCCCTCGCTTGGCGCTCAGGCGACTGCCGCGGGTATTGACGCGGCCAAAAATTTGTTGAAGCGTAAAATAAAATTAGTCAAGGTGCATCTGAAGGCAGATTATCCAGTCCTGCTTGCCAGCGACCAGCGATGA
- a CDS encoding DUF4138 domain-containing protein, with product MCVRKSVTMVSITSLLLLVGHHYVSAQPVVPIIQTIEAPVAKRIASFPLSITTEQTSVLIFPSNIKSVDRGSAALLCKTVKEAPNVLKIKAANDSLVATNLNVFVADGTLFPFSVRYQQIPDLLTLDFTDPKQSDDWHPVNVSKYGMNEVEVQQFSDIVAGLPPFQRTPHSNRIGSMRAQVSGKYYQQGILFFQFTVENQSQLPYELDFARCYIRDNRSSLRSSDLEKEIKPLYVHQVEGNTISPQSQAQIVFAFDKFTIANNKHFSVEFFERGGDRNMRIKIKGKQILRVRPLLPYLSDEYSNQSFNF from the coding sequence ATGTGTGTTAGAAAAAGTGTGACGATGGTAAGCATTACCAGTCTATTACTGCTCGTGGGACATCACTATGTATCCGCCCAGCCAGTCGTTCCGATTATTCAAACAATTGAAGCGCCCGTCGCTAAGCGAATAGCGTCATTCCCACTTTCGATTACAACCGAACAAACCTCCGTGCTGATTTTTCCATCAAACATTAAAAGTGTGGATAGGGGCAGCGCAGCCTTGTTGTGCAAAACTGTCAAGGAAGCTCCGAATGTATTAAAGATTAAAGCGGCGAACGACTCCCTTGTAGCTACTAATCTTAATGTGTTCGTCGCCGATGGTACACTATTCCCCTTTTCTGTGCGGTATCAGCAAATCCCTGACCTACTCACTTTGGATTTTACTGACCCGAAACAATCCGATGATTGGCATCCGGTGAACGTTTCAAAGTATGGAATGAATGAAGTGGAAGTTCAGCAATTCAGTGATATTGTTGCCGGCCTACCTCCATTTCAGCGAACACCGCACTCCAACAGGATTGGTAGCATGCGTGCGCAGGTAAGCGGAAAATACTATCAGCAGGGTATACTCTTCTTCCAGTTTACAGTGGAAAATCAATCTCAACTACCGTATGAGCTAGATTTTGCGCGGTGCTACATCAGGGACAACCGAAGCTCACTGCGCAGCTCAGACTTGGAGAAGGAAATTAAACCACTCTATGTTCACCAGGTCGAGGGCAACACCATATCACCACAGAGTCAGGCACAGATAGTCTTCGCATTTGACAAGTTTACCATCGCTAATAACAAACACTTCTCAGTAGAATTTTTTGAAAGAGGTGGTGACCGCAATATGCGAATCAAAATAAAAGGAAAGCAAATCCTTCGCGTTCGCCCGCTGCTTCCTTACCTGTCAGACGAGTATTCCAACCAATCATTCAATTTTTAA
- a CDS encoding phosphoadenosine phosphosulfate reductase family protein: MLEGDVFVLSFSGGRTSAYMTDRLLKEFPKEKVIIVFANTGKEEHATLDFVNQCDQLWRENVVWLEYCPVDRFKIVSYETASRNGEPFSAIIAKRNYVPNVVARFCTQELKVRVIKRYMQSLGYRHWTSVIGIRYDEPRRWAKVRGIAEKECWDVWLPLVDWKITKEMVLEYWRRMPFDLQLKDYQGNCDLCFLKGKHKLKRILTENPEKASWWINQERKAGGTFHKSYSYQQLLNLIQKSPTLFDYQDDDFPCYCNVD; encoded by the coding sequence ATGTTGGAAGGAGATGTGTTTGTGCTGAGTTTTAGTGGGGGGAGGACTTCAGCTTATATGACTGATAGGTTGTTAAAGGAATTTCCGAAAGAAAAAGTAATCATTGTGTTCGCCAATACGGGAAAGGAAGAACACGCAACTTTAGATTTCGTGAATCAATGTGATCAGCTATGGAGAGAAAATGTTGTATGGCTGGAGTATTGCCCCGTTGATAGGTTCAAAATTGTCAGTTATGAGACTGCAAGCCGCAATGGAGAACCGTTTTCCGCAATTATTGCGAAAAGGAATTACGTTCCGAACGTGGTTGCACGTTTTTGTACGCAGGAGCTCAAAGTCCGAGTCATTAAACGGTATATGCAGTCTCTTGGTTATCGCCACTGGACAAGTGTAATCGGAATACGGTATGATGAACCGAGGCGGTGGGCTAAGGTCAGAGGTATCGCAGAAAAGGAGTGCTGGGATGTCTGGTTACCACTGGTGGACTGGAAAATTACTAAGGAAATGGTCCTTGAGTACTGGCGTCGCATGCCTTTTGATCTACAGCTAAAGGACTACCAGGGGAACTGCGATCTATGCTTCCTGAAAGGCAAGCATAAACTTAAGCGCATTTTAACTGAGAATCCCGAGAAAGCAAGCTGGTGGATTAATCAGGAAAGAAAAGCAGGGGGAACCTTTCATAAGAGTTATTCGTATCAGCAGTTACTTAACCTAATTCAGAAATCGCCTACCCTGTTTGACTATCAAGATGATGATTTTCCTTGTTATTGCAATGTTGATTAA